A window from Eubalaena glacialis isolate mEubGla1 chromosome 1, mEubGla1.1.hap2.+ XY, whole genome shotgun sequence encodes these proteins:
- the LOC133094021 gene encoding male-specific lethal 3 homolog — translation MSTREGVKFKFHSGEKVLCFEPDPTKARVLDDAKTVDVIVGKDEKGRKIPEYLIHLNGWNRSWDRWAAEDHVLRDTDENWRLQRKLARKAVARLRSTGRKRRRCRLPGVDSVLKSLPAEEKDESVENLISSSSDDSSEEKDEEISEESDIEEKTEVKEEPERHAKKEMEERTIAIEIPEVLKKKLEDDCYCINRRKRLVKLPCQTNIITILESYVKHFAINTASSANERPHHHHAMPHANMNVHYIPAEKNVDLCKEMVDGLRITYDYTLPLVLLYPHEQVQYKKVTSSKFFLPIKESTTNANRNQEELSPSPPLLNPSTPQSTESQPTTGEPATPKRCKAEPEALQSLRRSTRHSANCDRLSESSASPQPKCRQQDTSASMPKLFLHLEKKTPVHSRSSSPVPLTPSKEGSAVFAGFEGRGTNEINEVLSWKLVPDSYPPGDQPPPPAYIYGAQHLLQLFVKLPEILGKMSFSEKNLKALLKHFDLFLRFLAEYHDDFFPESAYVAACEVYYSTKNPRVIY, via the coding sequence ATGAGCACCAGAGAGGGCGTGAAGTTTAAATTCCACTCAGGGGAGAAAGTGTTGTGCTTCGAGCCTGACCCCACCAAGGCACGAGTGCTGGACGATGCCAAGACTGTCGATGTTATTGTTGGTAAAGACGAAAAAGGCAGAAAGATCCCAGAATATCTGATCCATTTGAATGGGTGGAACAGAAGCTGGGATAGATGGGCAGCTGAAGATCATGTCCTTCGTGACACCGATGAAAATTGGAGATTACAGCGTAAGTTGGCAAGAAAAGCTGTAGCTCGCCTGAGAAGcacaggaagaaagaggaggcgCTGCAGGTTGCCTGGTGTGGACTCTGTCTTAAAAAGCCTCCCTGctgaagaaaaagatgaaagtgTTGAAAACTTAATAAGCAGTTCCTCTGATGACAGTAGTGAAGAAAAGGATGAAGAAATAAGTGAAGAAAGTGATATTGAAGAAAAGACTGAAGTGAAGGAAGAACCAGAGCGGCACgcaaaaaaggaaatggaagaaagaacaatAGCTATAGAAATCCCTGAAGTTCTGAAGAAGAAGCTTGAGGACGATTGTTACTGTATCAACAGGAGGAAACGGTTAGTGAAACTTCCATGCCAGACCAACATCATAACTATTTTGGAATCGTACGTGAAGCATTTTGCTATCAATACAGCCTCTTCAGCCAATGAGAGGCCTCATCACCATCACGCTATGCCACACGCCAACATGAATGTGCATTATATCCCAGCAGAAAAGAACGTTGACCTTTGTAAGGAGATGGTGGATGGATTAAGAATAACCTATGATTACACTCTCCCATTGGTTTTGCTCTATCCACATGAACAAGTTCAGTATAAAAAGGTGACTTCGTCCAAATTTTTTCTTCCGATTAAGGAAAGTACCACAAACGCTAATAGGAACCAGGAGGAGCTCTCTCCAAGCCCACCTTTGTTGAATCCATCCACACCACAGTCCACAGAGAGTCAGCCAACCACAGGCGAACCAGCCACCCCCAAAAGGTGCAAAGCCGAGCCGGAAGCCTTGCAGTCTCTGAGGAGGTCCACACGCCACTCTGCCAATTGCGACAGGCTGTCTGAGAGCAGCGCCTCGCCTCAGCCCAAGTGCCGGCAGCAGGACACGTCTGCCAGCATGCCCAAGCTGTTCCTGCACCTGGAAAAGAAGACACCTGTTCATAGCAGATCATCCTCACCTGTTCCTCTGACCCCTAGCAAGGAAGGGAGTGCGGtgtttgctggctttgaaggcaGAGGAACTAATGAAATAAATGAGGTCCTCTCCTGGAAACTTGTACCCGACAGTTACCCCCCAGGTGACCAGCCACCTCCACCCGCTTACATTTACGGGGCGCAACACTTGCTGCAATTGTTTGTGAAACTTCCAGAAATCCTTGGAAAGATGTCCTTTTCTGAGAAGAATCTGAAGGCTTTACTGAAGCACTTTGATCTCTTTCTGAGGTTTTTAGCAGAATACCATGATGACTTTTTCCCAGAGTCTGCCTATGTTGCTGCCTGTGAGGTGTACTACAGCACGAAGAACCCCAGGGTGATTTATTAA